The sequence below is a genomic window from Calditrichota bacterium.
CAGGCGCGATACAGGAATGGCGATTGAGACGATCAAGGATCGGCGGAAAAAAGAGGCCGAAGTCAAACTGAAAAAGGAATTGACGCACAAAAAACAGCTGGAATTGGAGATGAAACGCCTGAAAGCGGAAAAGGAAAAGGCGGAAAAGGAACGCCAAAAATTGTTAAAGGAACTGAAGAAAAAAGACAAGCCTGAATGAGGGGTTAAGGAGCAGAAGATGTCCGAATTAAAACAGCACATTCAGGAGGCCGTGGATTTCCTGAAAACCAGAGTAGATTTTTCACCGGAGGTTGGGATTATTTTGGGTACGGGGCTGGGGGGGCTGGCAGGGGAAATCCAGAAAAAGTCGGTTATCTCTTATGAAGAAATTCCGCATTTTCCGATTTCCACGGTGGAATTTCACGCGGGGAAGTTGATTTTCGGGAATCTTTCGGGGAAAAAAGTGATGGCCATGCAGGGACGGTTTCATTATTACGAAGGCTATACGATGAAACAAATTACCTTCCCGGTACGGGTCATGAAAGCTCTCGGCGCACACACGCTTCTGGTTTCAAATGCGGCGGGCGCACTCAATCCGCTTTTCAGCTTATCCGATATTATGTTGATTACCGATCACATCAATTTATTGGGTGACAACCCCCTGATTGGTGAAAATGATGAGTCGCTGGGGCCCCGTTTCCCGGATATGTCCGAGCCCTACACCAAATCGCTGATAGACCTGGCCGAGAAAGTGGCTTTGGAAAACGCGTTTTTTGTGAAGAAGGGGGTATTTGCTGCCATGACCGGTCCCAGCCTGGAAACCCGGGCGGAGTACCGCTTCTTACGCACGATTGGCGCTGACGCCGTTGGGATGTCAACGGTTCCCGAGGTTATCGTGGCCGTTCACAGCGGCATGAACGTACTGGGACTTTCGGTTCTCACGGATATGTGTTTGCCGGATGCCCTCGAGCCCGTCAACATCCAGAGGATATTGAAAGCGGCCTCCAACGCCGAACCGCGTTTAATTGCCCTGATGAAGGGGGTTGTGGGACGATTATAAAATTGCCTGCGCGATCTTTTTCCCCTCGCAGCTTAACATGGTCTGAAAGAACGTTTCTTCGGATACGCTGAAATACATAACATTGTTACGGTTCGATGCTCGCGAAAGCCTCCTCTGCTCAGAGGCCGAACCAGTAATTTTTCACTACCCGTAAAAAATATCCTGTATCCCTGCACATTGCCGCCGTATGAAGTGGTTCTGAATCAACATCATGAACGACCGGAACAAGATCTTGTTCCGGAAATGAGATTAAGAAGGAGGGAGAACCATGAAAAAGCGATATTTTTTTACTGCTGCGTTGTTTTTTTCCCTTGGATTCACCCTTGCCTGGAGTACACCAAAAACACAACCGCCCAAAACCGTTGGCGTCATTTTGTCCGGTTGCGGCGTGATGGACGGCGCCGAGATTAGCGAAGCCGTACTCACCCTGCTG
It includes:
- a CDS encoding purine-nucleoside phosphorylase, with amino-acid sequence MSELKQHIQEAVDFLKTRVDFSPEVGIILGTGLGGLAGEIQKKSVISYEEIPHFPISTVEFHAGKLIFGNLSGKKVMAMQGRFHYYEGYTMKQITFPVRVMKALGAHTLLVSNAAGALNPLFSLSDIMLITDHINLLGDNPLIGENDESLGPRFPDMSEPYTKSLIDLAEKVALENAFFVKKGVFAAMTGPSLETRAEYRFLRTIGADAVGMSTVPEVIVAVHSGMNVLGLSVLTDMCLPDALEPVNIQRILKAASNAEPRLIALMKGVVGRL